From Micrococcus porci, one genomic window encodes:
- a CDS encoding O-acetylhomoserine aminocarboxypropyltransferase/cysteine synthase family protein, which translates to MSTQPTPRRGFSTTQIHAGTDAPHAFGATALPIYQTTSYDFPSAQVAADRFALADLGPIYTRIGNPTQSAVEEKIAALEGGVGALLLASGQSATTFAILNVAGAGDHVVASASLYGGTQNLFKHTLARVGVEVTFVQDPDDLDAWRAAARPETKAFFAEALGNPRGDVLDVAGVAAAAHDAGVPLIVDNTLTTPYLLRPFEHGADVVVHSATKYLGGHAAAMAGVIVDSGRFDFARDPERFPGFNEPDESYHGLVYARDLGVGSPLGANLAFVLKARVQLLRDYGSAISPFNAFLVNLGLETLSLRMDRAVASALAVARHLEGHPQVESVSHPGLESSPWHARAQELLPRGAGAFVSFEIAGGAAAGAAFVDGLELHHHVANIGDVRSLVVHPASTTHAQLAEDEQRAAGVTPGLVRLSLGLEDVEDILADLDKGFAAAAAALDAADAAEQD; encoded by the coding sequence ATGAGCACCCAGCCCACCCCCCGCAGGGGCTTCTCCACCACGCAGATCCACGCCGGCACGGACGCCCCGCACGCCTTCGGGGCGACGGCCCTGCCGATCTACCAGACCACCTCGTACGACTTCCCGTCCGCCCAGGTCGCGGCGGACCGCTTCGCGCTCGCGGACCTCGGCCCCATCTACACGCGCATCGGCAACCCCACACAGTCGGCGGTGGAGGAGAAGATCGCGGCCCTCGAGGGCGGTGTGGGCGCCCTCCTGCTGGCCTCGGGCCAGTCGGCCACCACGTTCGCGATCCTCAACGTGGCCGGCGCCGGTGACCACGTCGTCGCCTCCGCCTCCCTCTACGGCGGCACGCAGAACCTGTTCAAGCACACCCTGGCGCGCGTCGGCGTCGAGGTCACCTTCGTGCAGGACCCCGACGACCTGGACGCCTGGCGCGCCGCGGCCCGCCCGGAGACCAAGGCCTTCTTCGCGGAGGCCCTGGGGAACCCGCGCGGGGACGTGCTGGACGTGGCCGGGGTCGCCGCCGCGGCCCACGACGCCGGGGTGCCCCTGATCGTGGACAACACCCTCACGACCCCCTACCTGCTGCGGCCGTTCGAGCACGGGGCGGACGTCGTGGTCCACTCCGCCACGAAGTACCTCGGCGGGCACGCGGCCGCGATGGCCGGCGTGATCGTGGACTCCGGCCGGTTCGACTTCGCGCGGGACCCGGAGCGGTTCCCGGGGTTCAACGAGCCGGACGAGTCCTACCACGGCCTGGTCTACGCCCGGGACCTGGGCGTGGGCTCGCCCCTCGGAGCGAACCTCGCCTTCGTCCTCAAGGCCCGCGTGCAGCTGCTGCGCGACTACGGCTCGGCCATCTCCCCGTTCAACGCGTTCCTGGTGAACCTGGGCCTGGAGACCCTGTCCCTGCGCATGGACCGGGCCGTCGCCAGCGCGCTGGCCGTGGCCCGCCACCTGGAGGGCCACCCCCAGGTGGAGTCCGTGTCCCACCCCGGGCTCGAGTCCAGCCCGTGGCACGCCCGCGCCCAGGAGCTGCTGCCCCGGGGCGCCGGCGCGTTCGTGTCCTTCGAGATCGCGGGGGGTGCCGCCGCGGGGGCCGCCTTCGTGGACGGCCTCGAGCTGCACCACCACGTGGCGAACATCGGGGACGTCCGCTCGCTGGTGGTGCACCCGGCGTCGACGACGCACGCCCAGCTGGCCGAGGACGAGCAGCGCGCCGCCGGGGTGACACCGGGGCTGGTGCGGCTCTCCCTGGGCCTGGAGGACGTGGAGGACATCCTCGCAGACCTGGACAAGGGCTTCGCGGCCGCGGCCGCCGCCCTCGACGCCGCCGATGCCGCCGAGCAGGACTGA
- a CDS encoding VOC family protein: MNTCRMDHVSYAAGPEGLDATVARIAERLGVERVKGGIHPRFGTQNALFPMTGNQYLEVVEALDHPASLSAPFGQLVRTRSEQGGGWMSWAVTTNDIGRFERRLGREAVPGNRRFPDGRELSWRQIGVKGTLADPQLPFILRWADGQEDMHPSQAAPAQASIARLSIAGSPDRLREWLGGTEDDEVADVSVDYVAPSGTPGIVSVTFSTPKGEVTL, from the coding sequence GTGAACACCTGTCGCATGGACCACGTGTCCTACGCCGCCGGCCCGGAGGGCCTGGACGCCACCGTCGCCCGCATCGCCGAGCGGCTCGGCGTGGAGCGCGTCAAGGGCGGGATCCACCCGCGCTTCGGCACGCAGAACGCCCTGTTCCCCATGACCGGCAACCAGTACCTCGAGGTCGTCGAGGCCCTGGACCATCCCGCGTCCCTCAGCGCCCCGTTCGGCCAGCTGGTCCGCACGCGGTCCGAGCAGGGCGGCGGCTGGATGAGCTGGGCCGTGACCACGAACGACATCGGCCGCTTCGAGCGCCGCCTCGGCCGCGAGGCCGTCCCCGGCAACCGCCGCTTCCCGGACGGCCGCGAGCTCTCCTGGCGCCAGATCGGCGTCAAGGGCACCCTCGCCGACCCGCAGCTGCCGTTCATCCTGCGCTGGGCCGACGGCCAGGAGGACATGCACCCCTCGCAGGCCGCCCCGGCCCAGGCCTCGATCGCCCGGCTCTCGATCGCCGGCTCCCCGGACCGCCTGCGCGAGTGGCTGGGCGGCACGGAGGACGACGAGGTCGCCGACGTGTCCGTGGACTACGTGGCCCCCTCCGGCACCCCGGGCATCGTCTCCGTGACCTTCTCGACCCCGAAGGGCGAGGTCACGCTCTGA